Part of the Cygnus olor isolate bCygOlo1 unplaced genomic scaffold, bCygOlo1.pri.v2 scaffold_245_ctg1, whole genome shotgun sequence genome is shown below.
GACCCCCTGGGGGGCAGCggagggcccccccccccccccatgacACCGGGGTCCCTGCAGGCGACGAGGAGGCCGGGGGGGAGCGGGACAGCCTGGGGGGGGCGCGGCTGGAGAGCCTGGAGGAGCCCCCCAAGAACAAGGTGGCGCCGATCCCCGAGGGCAGCGCCTTCTTCCTGCTGGGCCGCACCAACCCGTGAGGCTGGGGGcaactgggagcactgggggcaaactgggggggggagctgggggtgaaAAACGCAAactggggagggtggggggacaaactttggggggggggatacTGGGAATAGTGGGATTGGGGGCTGCAAATGGGTGACTGGGGGCATTGGGGACGCAAATCGGGGGGAACGGGGACACAAACTGGGgggactgggagcactgggacaggagggctggggatgctgggggcactgggacTGGGAGCAGTGCGGGGGTGATTCCCTGTGGAGACTGGGGACGCTCTGGGACAAACTGGAGGGAACTGGGACTAACTGGGAGCGCTGGGGGAGGGTGTCCCGGACAGTGGGCTCAGGGAGAACTGGGAggaactgggagcactgggaggtgCTGACGCGTGCTCGGCGCAGGTTGCGGGTGCGGTGCCACGCCCTCATCCACCACCACGTCTTCACCAACCTCATCCTCGTCTTCATCATCCTCAGCAGCGTCTCGCTGGCCGCCGAGGACCCCGTGCGCGCCCACTCGCCCCGCAACCACGTGGGCTACTGGGCAGACTGGGGGGGaactgggaggagctgggaggaacTGGGAAAAACGGAGCGGGttgggggggggatgggggctCCATCACCCCACATTCATGTGGGACCCACGCGCCCCACAGGTGACTGGGGTGGGGGCAGAAATGGGGGGAActgggggggggatttggggaggggggggggggtccctgggggtgtttggggtgggggtccgggggggggggggggggggtcaccccgtttttcccccctccccaccccacagaTCCTGGGCTACTTCGACTACGCCTTCACCTCCATCTTCACCGTGGAGATCCTGCTCAAGGTattgggggggggtggtggtggggtgggtttttttttttgggggggggggggggtcctggggtttttggggtccctgggggttggggggagtcctcggggggtggggggtggggcGTCCCCGGTGTTCAccgccttccccccccccagatgACGGCCTTCGGCGCCTTCCTGCACAAAGGCTCCTTCTGCCGCAACTGGTTCAACCTCCTCGACCTGCTGGTGGTCGGCGTCTCCCTCGTCTCTTTCGGCATCCAGTgagcactgggggcactgggaacACTGGGAAGGGCACTGGGAGCCCTGGGAGGGGCACTGGGAGGGATACTGGGAGGGACACTGGGAGCAGTGGGAGTGCAGCCGGAGGCACGGAGAGCGTCAGTGCTCCTGGGAACGctgctgggggcactgggagccaCTGGGAGCGCctctgggagcactgggagtgccctgggggcactgggagcactgggagtgCCCCTGGGGACACGGGCGTCCCCCGCCACCCGCGGCAGCTCCAGCGCCATCTCGGTGGTGAAGATCCTGCGCGTGCTGCGCGTCCTGCGGCCCCTGCGAGCCATCAACCGCGCCAAGGGCCTCAAGGTACGGCACCgggagggactgggaggggGGGAGTGCACCCTTACTGGTGcgactgggagcactgggatcCCCAGCACGCGGTGCGGGGCGTGCCTGGGGTGGTGGGCAGTGGCGGCGTGCTGGTGGGACTGGGAGAAGGGGCTGTCCCTAAAGTcctggtgtccccagcacccGGTGTCACAGTGTCCTGGTGTCCCCCACACCCATGTCAcgctgtccccgtgtccccaacACCCCCGTGTCCCCAACGCCCCGGTGTCCCCAGTGCCCCGGTGTCCCCCACACCCATGTCAcgctgtccccgtgtccccaacGCCCCGGTGTCCCCAGTGTCCTGGTGTCCCCCACACCCATGCCAcgctgtccccgtgtccccaacgccccagtgtccccagtgtCCTGGTGTCCCCCACACCCATGCCAcgctgtccccatgtccccaacgCCCCGGTGTCCCCAGTGTCCTGGTGTCCCCCACACCCATGCCAcgctgtccccgtgtccccagcaccccagtgtccccagtgtCCTGGTGTCCCCCACACCCATGCCAtgctgtccccgtgtccccagcgccccagtgtccccagtgccCCGGTGTCCCCAACACCCATGTCACgctgtccctgtgtccccaacacccccgtgtccccaacgccccagtgtccccagtgtCCTGGTGTCCCCCACACCCATGCCAcgctgtccccgtgtccccaatGCCCCGGTGTCCCCAGTGTCCTGGTGTCCCCCACACCCATGCCAcgctgtccccgtgtccccagcgTCCCCAGTGTCCTGGTGTCCCCCACACCCATGCCAtgctgtccccgtgtccccagcgccccagtgtccccagtgccCCGGTGTCCCCAACACCCATGCCACGATGACCCCGTGTCCCCAATGCCCCGGTGTCCCCCACACCCATGCCAtgctgtccccgtgtccccaacGCCCCTGTGTCCCCAATGCCCCGGTGTCCCCAATGCCCCAGTGTCCCCCACACCCATGCCACgccgtccccgtgtccccaatGTCCTGGTGTCCCCCATACCCATGCCACgccgtccccgtgtccccgaCGCCACCCGTCACGCTGTCCCCGCGCCCCCAGCACGTGGTGCAGTGCGTCTTCGTGGCCATCCGCACCATCGGCAACATCATGATCGTCACCACGCTGCTGCAGTTCATGTTCGCCTGCATCGGGGTGCAGCTCTTCAAGGTGGGCACCCCCCCGAgggggccgggacccccccaaAGGGGTCGGGAGCCCCCCCAAAGGGGTCAGGACCCCGCCAAAGGGGCCAAGACCCCCCCTCCCTGAGGGGCCAGGACCCCCACGGCCCCTCTGATCCCCGCTTTCCCCAGGGGAAGTTCTACAGCTGCACCGACGAGGCCAAGCACACGCCTGGGGAGTGCAAGTGGGTCCTggcccccaccccccccacccccactgGCCCTGAGCGTGAGTGTGAGCGTGAGTGTGAGCATGAGTGCGAGTGTAGGCTGGGTGTGCGAGTGCGGGGTGCGAGGATGGGCTGAGTAAGCGGAGGGTTGAGCGGAGCGTTGAGTGGAGGCAGCGTGTTGATTGTGAGTGGAGGCTGAGTGTGAGTGGGGTGTTGTCTGAGTGTGAGTGCAGGTTGTGAGTGGACTGTGTGTGGCTTGTGAGTGTGGTTGGAGCGTGAGTGGAGTGGCTGAAGGCAGGCTGTGAGTGTAGGTTGTGAGTGTGGTTGGAGGGTGCGACGTAGGTGAGTCTAGGCTAAGTGTAGAAGCTGTGAGTCGAGGGTGAGTGTAGGTGTGAGTGCAGGCTGAGTGTGAGTGTAGGTTATGAGTGTGCAGTATGAACCGTGAGTGAAGGATGTGAGTGGAGTGAGTGTAGGCTGAGGAAGTGAGTGTGAGTGTCGTTGGGATGTGAGTGTGACATGAGCGTAGGCTGAGTGTGAACTGACTGTAGTGGCTGTGAGGTGAGGGTGAGTGTAGTCTGAGCAAGTGAGTCTACACGAACTTGAGTGGTGAAGGTGCGTGCAGGGTGTGAGTAGGCTGAGTGTGAGCGGGGTGTCAACTGAGTGCGAGTGTAGCTTGTGAGCATGTGGAGCACATGGCTGAGTGCAGGTTGTGAGTGGAGGCTGAGTGTGAGTGCAGGCTGAATGTGACTTGAGTGTAGAGGCTGTGAGTTGAGGTTGAGCATAGGTGTGAGTGTAGGCTGAGGAAGTGTGAGCTGAGTGTGAGTGTAGAGTATGTGAAATGCACAACGTAGGCTGAGTGTGAGTGCAGGCAGGGTACGAGTGGAGTGTAGGCTGAGTGTGAGTGCAGGTTGTGAGCATAGTTGAAGTGTGGGTGAATGAAGTGCGAGTGGCTGATTAGGTTTCGAGTGAGTGCTGTGAGTGCAAGGTGAGTGTGAGTGTAGGTTGTGAGTGTGCAGTATGAACTGGGAGTATAGCTGGAGTGCGAGTGTGAGTGAAGCGTGAGTGGAGTGGGCGAATGCAGAGTGTGAGCGTGGAGTGAGTGTAGGTTGAGCATGAGTGTGGGCTGAAAAAGTGAGTGTGAGCGTGGTCGGAGCGTACGCGTGTAAACTGAGTGCACTCTGAGCGTGAACATAGTGTGGTGAGTGTGGGCTGAGCGTGAGTGTGGGCTGAGCGTGAGTGTGGGCTGAGCGGGTTATCAGCCCAGTGCGTGCGCAGGTTGCGTGACCGGAGCGTGCGAGCAGCGTGGCCGCCCGTGGGTCGCGTCGCGGTGTCCCTGCGCGCCCCCTCCCACAGCCGCCGGGCGCGTTCCCGCTGCACGAGGCCGGGGACgttcccccccccatccccccccccacctccacggtgtccccccccccccgcgcagGGGCACCTTCCTGGTGTACAAGGACGGGGACGTGTCGCACCCCTCGGTGCGGGAGCGCCTGTGGCACAACAGCGACTTCAACTTCGACAACGTGCTGGCGGGGATGATGGCGCTCTTCACCGTCTCCACCTTCGAGGGGTGGCCCGCGTgagtcccccccccccccccccccccgcggcgcTGGCACCCCGATAGGGCGCTGACACCCCAATCTGGGTCCC
Proteins encoded:
- the LOC121063381 gene encoding voltage-dependent L-type calcium channel subunit alpha-1F-like: MTAFGAFLHKGSFCRNWFNLLDLLVVGVSLVSFGIHSSAISVVKILRVLRVLRPLRAINRAKGLKHVVQCVFVAIRTIGNIMIVTTLLQFMFACIGVQLFKGKFYSCTDEAKHTPGECKGTFLVYKDGDVSHPSVRERLWHNSDFNFDNVLAGMMALFTVSTFEGWPALLYKAIDANAEDQGPIYNYRVEISIFFIVYIIVIAFFMMNIFVGFVIITFRAQGESEYRNCELDKNQRQCVEYALKAQPLRRYIPKNRSQYRVWAMVNSTAFEYIMFVLILLNTIALAVQVRGGGGRFGVGGGAFWGLWGA